From a region of the Canis lupus dingo isolate Sandy chromosome 5, ASM325472v2, whole genome shotgun sequence genome:
- the APOA4 gene encoding apolipoprotein A-IV produces MFLKAVVLTLSLVAITGARAEVSADQVATVVWDYFSQLSNNAKEAVEHLQQSELTQQLNALFQDKMGQVNTYTDNLQKKLVPFATELHERLSKDSEKLKEEIQKELEELRARLLPHASEVSQKIGDNMRELQQRFGPYAEELRTQVNTHAEQLRNQLTSHAQRMQSALRQNVDDLHSSLTPFADELKAKIDQNVEELKGHLTPYTDELKVKIDQNVEELRRSLAPYAQDVQEKLNHQLEGLAFQMKKNAEELKAKISANAEELRQRLAPVAEDVRGKLKDNTAGLHKSLAELSSRLDQQVEEFRRNVGPYGETFNKALLQQVEELRQKLGPYAGDMEDHLSFLEKDLRDKVNSFFSTLQEKESQDTPVALPKQEQEQSAVPLES; encoded by the exons ATGTTCCTGAAGGCTGTGGTTCTGACCCTGTCCCTGGTGGCCATCACCG GTGCCCGGGCTGAGGTCAGTGCCGACCAGGTGGCCACTGTAGTGTGGGACTACTTCAGTCAGCTGAGCAACAATGCCAAGGAAGCTGTGGAACATCTCCAGCAGTCTGAGCTCACCCAGCAGCTCAA TGCCCTCTTCCAGGACAAGATGGGGCAAGTGAACACCTACACCGATAACCTGCAGAAGAAGCTCGTGCCCTTTGCCACGGAGCTGCACGAACGCCTGAGCAAAGACTCGGAGAAGCTGAAGGAAGAGATTCAGAAGGAACTGGAGGAGCTGCGGGCCCGGCTGCTGCCCCACGCCAGCGAGGTGAGCCAGAAGATCGGGGACAACATGCGCGAGCTGCAGCAGCGCTTCGGGCCGTACGCGGAGGAGCTGCGCACCCAGGTCAACACCCACGCGGAGCAGCTGCGCAACCAACTGACATCGCACGCGCAGCGCATGCAGAGCGCGCTGCGCCAGAACGTGGACGACCTGCACTCCTCCCTGACCCCCTTCGCCGATGAGCTAAAGGCCAAGATCGACCAGAACGTGGAGGAGCTCAAGGGGCACCTCACTCCCTACACCGACGAGCTCAAGGTCAAGATCGACCAGAACGTGGAGGAGCTGCGCCGCAGCCTGGCGCCCTACGCGCAGGATGTCCAGGAGAAGCTCAACCACCAGCTCGAGGGGCTGGCCTTCCAGATGAAGAAGAACGCCGAGGAGCTCAAGGCCAAGATCTCAGCCAACGCCGAAGAGCTGCGGCAGAGGCTGGCGCCCGTGGCTGAGGACGTGCGTGGCAAGCTGAAGGACAACACCGCGGGGCTGCACAAGTCTCTGGCCGAGCTGAGCAGCCGCCTGGACCAGCAGGTGGAGGAGTTCCGCCGCAACGTGGGGCCCTACGGCGAGACCTTCAACAAAGCCCTGCTGCAGCAGGTAGAGGAGCTTAGGCAGAAGCTGGGCCCCTATGCGGGGGATATGGAAGACCACCTGAGCTTCCTGGAGAAGGATCTGAGGGACAAGGTCAACTCTTTTTTCAGCACCCTCCAGGAGAAAGAGAGCCAGGACACGCCTGTGGCCCTCCCcaagcaggagcaggagcagagcgCCGTCCCTTTAGAGAGCTGA